A genomic region of Paenibacillus sp. PL2-23 contains the following coding sequences:
- a CDS encoding right-handed parallel beta-helix repeat-containing protein, which yields MATNPNGYITLNGQQIQIFDDSQLRSAIEQIYDPATNKIKVDALPEALSTTPGPAGPAGPAGQPGPQGPAGAQGPSGPAGPAGPQGPAGPQGPKGETGPQGPAGPIGPQGPAGSGSVTSSQIYTIELSRWGIRAGLPNKPYSDADFQMANSNVLGINNAMNWAVENGYSYIILPKGQYAVCYPNSILIKYDYLTFDFKGSTLKVIYDSNRKSPFDPRSNVTDYYNFPASSSNQGICISLQATKNSHVKNLILIGDKADRSFINPEEARVEWTYGIQITNGSQYCSVSHCSISSFMGDAITVSNFGYFDFAEFALGLSPNDVDSTTGALTSSTGKTLVSQLINLPTTRYDHFLVAGAGYNRLTALVQTEIDVIFYSKDNTLLTRYSNKKIYTPISIPENAAKFRLLFRSETNTSKNMQITLKYGLTPHHNTIEYNELFNMHRGGISLGGNYNVVHNNVIHNGTGLLDLKPLFPDSTRYGINQEDSYGDRTIIRDNLLYNVHHGILLGCWSAEIANNLFYNLTGISINLYVVHSVHVRQNYIFRCPTGIGFMTNNLLGAHVYIDSNTFVNVSSQSMNGVGYETSFENNTIIDITSFYMQDDVKQACRDNYFYWTDLYNGIPVITANRLDFCQFISFKAQRDVILRVYEHKDCIYQSINLRLETRNQQTKMETVSLKDCTFKQCVFMNNLYLMKQRTVMAESCLFDDTIIRLVNINTLDQSAIIRILNSTLLSTSLQYLIQNESNTGYGWVEVANSRIELNNSSFSYFLHNIHLVANTVSLFLKNNQIVFTGTKPLNLLNFYEQSRKLAIKNFVNARNRYINIQLPAGEAGRYLDYDPAKEGLAPPDSGYWFRGDTYGNAAPVAGSFAGWICTSTGFANATPWKASTAIRFGDQINVGGRVFEARTSGTTGTTQPPWPTTSAATIVDNGVTWQESGNAAQFRPYGPIS from the coding sequence ATGGCGACCAATCCAAATGGGTATATCACCTTGAACGGCCAGCAGATTCAGATATTCGATGATAGTCAGTTACGTTCAGCTATTGAACAAATCTATGATCCGGCAACAAACAAAATTAAAGTCGATGCGTTGCCAGAAGCGTTGAGCACAACTCCCGGACCAGCAGGACCTGCGGGTCCAGCGGGGCAGCCAGGTCCACAAGGACCGGCAGGAGCACAGGGTCCTTCAGGACCGGCTGGACCGGCCGGGCCTCAAGGTCCAGCCGGACCGCAAGGCCCCAAAGGCGAGACTGGTCCACAAGGACCTGCTGGACCAATAGGACCACAAGGGCCAGCTGGTTCAGGCAGCGTTACATCTAGCCAAATATATACAATCGAATTGTCCCGTTGGGGAATCCGAGCAGGCTTGCCGAACAAGCCTTACTCCGATGCTGACTTTCAAATGGCCAATTCCAATGTGCTCGGAATAAACAACGCGATGAACTGGGCTGTGGAGAACGGATATTCCTATATCATTCTGCCCAAAGGGCAATATGCTGTGTGTTATCCAAATTCTATCCTTATTAAGTACGATTATCTTACTTTTGATTTTAAAGGCTCAACATTAAAAGTTATTTACGATTCAAATAGGAAATCTCCGTTTGATCCACGTTCAAATGTAACGGACTATTATAACTTTCCCGCCTCTTCCTCCAATCAAGGGATATGCATTTCCCTTCAAGCAACTAAGAACTCTCATGTAAAAAATTTGATCTTGATTGGTGATAAGGCAGATAGATCCTTCATAAACCCTGAAGAAGCAAGAGTCGAATGGACGTATGGCATTCAAATAACGAACGGGTCCCAATATTGTTCTGTATCACATTGCAGTATTAGCAGCTTTATGGGAGATGCTATAACAGTAAGTAATTTTGGGTATTTCGATTTTGCTGAGTTCGCATTAGGACTCTCCCCCAATGATGTTGATTCCACTACAGGCGCACTTACTTCTTCTACAGGAAAAACTCTAGTTTCTCAACTTATAAATTTACCTACTACGCGTTACGATCATTTTCTCGTAGCGGGCGCTGGCTATAACCGCCTTACTGCCCTAGTTCAAACGGAAATAGATGTCATCTTCTATAGCAAAGACAATACCTTATTAACTCGTTATTCTAATAAGAAGATTTATACGCCAATATCGATTCCAGAGAATGCAGCCAAATTTCGGTTACTATTTCGCAGCGAAACAAATACGAGCAAAAATATGCAGATTACGTTGAAATACGGTCTTACTCCACATCACAATACAATAGAATACAATGAATTATTTAACATGCACCGCGGCGGGATTTCCCTTGGAGGCAACTATAACGTCGTCCATAATAATGTAATTCATAATGGAACCGGCTTACTTGATCTCAAACCTTTATTTCCCGACTCTACTCGATATGGAATTAACCAGGAAGATTCTTATGGAGACCGGACAATTATACGAGATAACCTCCTTTATAACGTTCATCATGGTATACTATTGGGCTGCTGGTCAGCTGAAATTGCGAATAATTTGTTTTACAATTTAACAGGCATTTCAATTAATTTATATGTTGTTCATTCCGTTCATGTTCGGCAAAATTATATATTTCGCTGCCCAACAGGTATTGGTTTTATGACAAATAACCTGCTCGGTGCACATGTATATATTGATAGCAATACTTTCGTGAATGTCTCTAGCCAGTCCATGAATGGAGTGGGGTATGAGACTTCTTTCGAAAACAATACCATAATCGATATCACCTCCTTTTACATGCAGGATGACGTGAAGCAGGCATGTCGCGACAATTACTTTTATTGGACAGATCTTTATAACGGAATTCCGGTTATAACGGCAAATCGTTTGGACTTCTGCCAATTCATTAGTTTTAAAGCACAACGAGATGTTATTCTAAGAGTTTATGAGCATAAAGACTGCATATATCAGAGTATAAACTTAAGGTTAGAAACAAGAAATCAACAAACAAAAATGGAAACCGTCTCTCTAAAGGATTGTACTTTTAAACAATGTGTTTTTATGAACAATTTGTATTTAATGAAGCAGCGTACCGTAATGGCGGAATCATGTTTATTTGATGATACGATTATTAGACTTGTTAATATCAATACACTGGATCAGTCAGCAATTATTCGTATTTTAAATAGCACACTTTTATCAACTAGTCTTCAATATCTTATTCAGAATGAATCGAATACAGGGTATGGCTGGGTAGAAGTCGCCAATAGCAGAATTGAGCTTAATAATAGCTCATTTAGTTATTTCCTTCATAACATTCACTTAGTTGCAAACACAGTCAGCCTGTTCTTAAAAAATAATCAGATAGTGTTTACAGGCACCAAACCGCTGAACCTCCTTAACTTCTACGAGCAAAGTCGAAAATTAGCAATTAAAAATTTCGTAAACGCTCGCAATCGTTATATCAACATCCAATTGCCAGCAGGTGAGGCTGGACGATATCTAGATTACGATCCTGCTAAAGAAGGACTTGCTCCGCCCGATAGTGGCTACTGGTTTAGAGGCGATACCTACGGCAACGCTGCACCTGTCGCTGGCAGCTTTGCAGGCTGGATATGTACCTCAACAGGATTCGCCAATGCAACGCCATGGAAAGCGTCTACAGCCATACGATTTGGAGATCAGATAAATGTTGGCGGAAGAGTGTTCGAGGCCAGAACTTCCGGAACAACCGGAACTACCCAGCCGCCGTGGCCAACAACATCTGCAGCAACTATTGTTGATAATGGGGTCACTTGGCAGGAATCTGGCAATGCAGCACAGTTTAGGCCGTATGGTCCCATTAGCTAG
- a CDS encoding glycosyltransferase, with product MIKVSVIIPVYNAATYLPRCIESLIAQTLPDCEFIFVNDGSLDHSATIVQKYQRIDHRIKLITQPNQGVSIARNSGLRLAIGEYIGFVDADDYVERDMYERLYQTASERDCDAVWSHLLSELEGNLVITKSPLPTGVDLNREDILHTVLPLFLKTEELNSVCNKLYRSSLLFENNINFPQGVALGEDGMFNMQFLSLAQRIQYLDYSGYLYCEAIGSATRNASGKDYFARSLEVYRLEPPSIYSELLSREEIDRLKSHKLIHSVMSNIHIYLDPSNGLDRETRLCYVKRMVNHPEVQRALPYYMKEHRSSRSHYDKTILLFIQYRIVWGLYLVTGYSRLRNRMNRRITA from the coding sequence GTGATCAAAGTGAGTGTAATTATACCGGTCTACAATGCTGCAACGTATTTGCCCAGATGTATTGAGTCACTGATCGCTCAAACTCTTCCGGATTGTGAGTTCATATTTGTAAATGACGGCTCCCTTGATCATAGTGCAACTATTGTTCAGAAGTATCAACGGATAGATCACCGTATCAAGCTTATCACTCAGCCTAATCAGGGTGTAAGTATAGCTAGAAATTCGGGGCTCCGCTTGGCTATTGGAGAATATATTGGCTTTGTTGATGCAGACGATTATGTGGAGCGGGACATGTATGAGAGATTGTACCAGACAGCCTCTGAGCGAGACTGTGATGCGGTATGGTCTCATTTGCTTAGTGAGCTTGAGGGTAATCTTGTTATAACCAAGTCACCACTGCCAACAGGAGTAGATCTTAACAGAGAGGACATTCTCCATACTGTCTTGCCTTTATTCTTAAAAACGGAGGAGCTGAATTCGGTATGTAATAAGCTCTACCGCAGCTCATTACTATTTGAAAATAATATCAATTTCCCTCAAGGTGTCGCACTGGGTGAAGACGGGATGTTTAATATGCAGTTTTTGAGCCTTGCGCAGCGCATCCAGTACCTGGATTACAGCGGATATCTTTATTGTGAAGCAATAGGGAGTGCAACCCGCAACGCGTCAGGCAAGGACTACTTCGCACGATCTCTAGAGGTATATAGACTCGAACCCCCCTCCATCTATTCCGAGCTCTTAAGCAGAGAAGAGATTGATAGGCTGAAGAGTCATAAGTTGATACATAGCGTCATGTCTAATATCCATATCTACTTGGACCCCAGCAATGGATTGGATAGGGAAACGAGATTATGTTATGTCAAGAGAATGGTTAATCATCCAGAGGTTCAACGAGCATTGCCGTATTATATGAAGGAGCATAGATCGAGCCGTAGCCATTATGACAAAACTATTTTGCTGTTTATTCAGTACAGGATTGTGTGGGGTCTCTATCTGGTAACAGGCTACAGTAGATTAAGAAATAGAATGAATCGGAGGATTACGGCATGA
- a CDS encoding oligosaccharide flippase family protein, with amino-acid sequence MRVKHSIINVTTGIGSQMLITLLSFVSRTVFIAILGVEYLGINGLFTNILGMLALAEAGIGTSIIYALYKPVADGDQEKVKSLMRLYRNSFRIIAVVVLLLGLTLLPFLPSITGETNVEHVTTIYLIFVLNAAVSYLFTYKISMLNVHQKSYIHTITYSISTIISTCIKVGILYLTENFILYLLIEVLTTIATSMYLAYKVDRMYPFLRENNIQKLDTETKATIVRNIKAAIMHHVASYIVFGSDNLIIASFVSVVAVGIYSNYYMFINICRTFINQIFDNVLHSLGNLIAKESKDRVYEVFRTTMFFNFWVYILFVSILYAVLDHLILVWLGSTFLLSNVVLMILLVNFYVTGMRRSVNMVKSTAGIFHEDRFAPLVEAAINLVLSILLVKQYGIGGVFLGTLFSTLAVPFWVSPYLVFRKVFKLPLYRYFQQYLLYGAVGLGVLVIIHVICIWLPGSGILPLLGKLLIGILLPNIIIAVIFHRTAEFQYLFRIALGLIHKLWMKVNKRGKKAALET; translated from the coding sequence ATGAGAGTTAAACATTCCATTATTAACGTTACTACAGGTATAGGCAGCCAAATGCTTATTACGCTGCTTAGCTTTGTGTCGAGGACTGTTTTTATTGCTATTCTTGGAGTAGAGTATCTCGGCATAAATGGCCTATTCACGAATATTCTGGGCATGCTTGCTTTAGCCGAAGCAGGTATTGGAACAAGTATTATATATGCCTTGTACAAGCCTGTTGCTGACGGTGATCAGGAGAAGGTTAAATCCCTCATGCGGTTATATCGGAATTCATTTCGGATTATTGCCGTTGTTGTTCTGCTGTTAGGCTTGACCTTGCTGCCCTTTCTACCTTCCATTACAGGAGAGACGAACGTTGAACATGTTACGACAATCTATCTTATATTTGTGTTGAATGCTGCTGTATCCTATTTGTTCACGTACAAAATATCGATGTTAAATGTTCATCAAAAATCGTATATTCATACCATCACCTACTCCATATCAACAATAATCAGCACCTGTATTAAGGTCGGCATTCTTTATCTTACCGAGAACTTCATATTATATTTACTGATCGAAGTGCTTACAACAATAGCTACTTCCATGTATCTGGCCTATAAAGTTGATCGAATGTATCCTTTCCTGCGAGAGAACAATATTCAGAAGCTGGATACGGAGACCAAAGCAACGATCGTTCGGAACATAAAAGCGGCCATTATGCATCATGTAGCAAGTTATATTGTATTCGGCTCGGATAATTTGATTATTGCCAGTTTTGTCAGCGTTGTAGCAGTAGGTATATATTCTAACTACTACATGTTTATAAATATATGTCGAACTTTCATTAATCAAATATTTGATAATGTATTGCACAGCCTTGGTAATTTAATTGCTAAAGAAAGTAAAGATCGTGTGTATGAGGTGTTTCGCACTACGATGTTTTTTAATTTTTGGGTTTATATTCTCTTCGTTTCGATTCTATATGCGGTGTTGGATCATCTTATTTTAGTATGGCTAGGCTCTACCTTTCTGCTCAGCAATGTGGTTCTGATGATCTTATTAGTTAACTTTTATGTAACGGGAATGCGACGGTCGGTTAACATGGTAAAGTCCACAGCCGGTATTTTCCATGAGGATCGATTTGCCCCACTAGTGGAAGCAGCCATCAACCTAGTGCTATCCATTTTATTGGTTAAGCAGTACGGGATAGGAGGCGTCTTTCTGGGCACTTTGTTTAGCACTCTTGCCGTACCTTTCTGGGTCTCGCCGTATCTTGTTTTTAGGAAAGTTTTCAAGCTGCCTCTTTATCGGTATTTTCAACAATACTTGCTTTATGGAGCAGTCGGTCTTGGAGTATTAGTCATTATTCATGTGATATGTATTTGGCTTCCTGGTTCTGGAATTCTACCTCTGTTAGGCAAGTTATTGATCGGTATTCTGCTGCCTAATATCATAATTGCTGTCATATTCCATCGGACTGCGGAGTTCCAATACCTATTCCGAATTGCTTTAGGGCTTATTCATAAGCTATGGATGAAAGTTAACAAAAGGGGAAAAAAGGCTGCACTCGAAACATGA
- a CDS encoding glycosyltransferase has translation MRKNLLFVMPSLSAGGGERSLINLLSHIDYEKYNVDLFLFSHRGLFYELLPQQVNVLPLPPHYVMFSNLLPVSIGSFIAEGKPVLALNRLLYAISNRSYQNVARSEQASWRYLAPSIDPIPETYDVAIGYLEKTSIYFCIDKVTAKKKIGWVHTDYDKMGMDPEYDRKYFQQLDHIVTVSDECANVLKVRFPEQTSKVQIIHNIVSPFLIREMASLEKHDIYNRKTDEIMILSIGRLHSDKNFELAISACKELVDRGFKVQWHIIGEGEDRDKLQKQINELEINHCFHLLGLKSNPYPYLQQADIYVQTSRFEGKSIAIDEAKILNKPIVITNFSTAQDHIADGIEGIIANMTPSEVAGAIGKIIENHQLRERFREHLSTMEFGTESEINKLYQLIG, from the coding sequence ATGAGGAAAAACTTGTTGTTCGTGATGCCAAGCTTGTCTGCCGGGGGCGGGGAGAGAAGTCTTATTAATCTGCTTTCTCATATCGATTATGAGAAGTATAACGTGGATTTATTCTTATTCAGTCACAGGGGGCTGTTCTATGAACTTCTTCCTCAGCAAGTAAATGTACTGCCCCTTCCCCCTCATTATGTGATGTTCAGTAACCTATTGCCCGTATCTATTGGGAGTTTTATTGCGGAAGGAAAGCCTGTTCTTGCCTTGAATCGCTTATTGTATGCAATAAGTAACCGTTCCTATCAGAATGTTGCGAGGAGTGAGCAAGCAAGCTGGCGTTATCTTGCACCTTCAATTGATCCAATTCCTGAAACCTATGATGTTGCTATTGGTTACTTAGAGAAGACATCTATCTATTTCTGTATCGATAAGGTCACAGCAAAAAAGAAAATAGGATGGGTTCATACAGATTATGACAAAATGGGAATGGATCCTGAATATGATCGCAAGTATTTTCAACAGCTGGATCATATTGTAACGGTTTCAGACGAGTGTGCGAATGTCCTGAAGGTGCGCTTCCCAGAGCAAACATCAAAAGTGCAAATTATTCATAATATTGTTTCGCCATTTTTGATCCGAGAAATGGCGAGCTTAGAGAAGCATGATATTTATAATAGAAAGACCGATGAGATTATGATTCTATCTATCGGTAGATTACACTCAGACAAAAACTTTGAGTTAGCCATCTCTGCTTGTAAAGAATTGGTGGACAGAGGCTTTAAAGTTCAGTGGCACATCATTGGCGAAGGTGAAGACCGGGACAAATTGCAAAAGCAAATAAATGAGCTGGAGATTAATCATTGCTTTCACTTATTAGGCCTTAAATCAAATCCTTATCCTTATCTGCAGCAGGCAGATATTTATGTTCAAACCTCCCGCTTTGAAGGGAAATCGATAGCGATTGATGAAGCCAAGATATTAAATAAGCCTATCGTAATCACGAACTTTAGCACAGCTCAGGATCACATTGCGGATGGAATAGAAGGCATCATTGCAAATATGACGCCATCAGAAGTGGCTGGAGCAATCGGCAAAATAATAGAAAATCATCAGCTCAGAGAGCGTTTTAGAGAACACTTGTCAACTATGGAGTTTGGAACTGAATCGGAAATTAATAAACTTTACCAATTAATTGGTTAG
- a CDS encoding glycosyltransferase, producing the protein MKKLLFVMNHLHCGGAEKALISLLQTIDYSRYEVDLLLFERGGIFYDQIPQQVNLLEAPKVYRYFDMPIMNALLECLREKKIGIAIARIGAGLISRLEKNAARREQRVWRYLGYGMPKLTESYDAAIGYLEKNPVYFCIDKVNSRLKLGFIHNDYVQLGMDQQLDRKHFDKLNYLMTVSKECGIVLERTFPEYLDKVKIMHNIVSPSTITELSLQTSPTLPNRPRIAIISVGRLTPQKGFDMAIPACRDLLNKGMDIAWYVIGEGEERSRLESMIEQFGLKDRFILLGIKENPYPYVRQADIYVQPSRFEGKSIAVDEAKILGKPIVVTNFSTAADQIFHEINGLVVEMNAEGISAGIERFVLDHSLRLKCMNALQEEPLGTEQEIEKLYELLA; encoded by the coding sequence ATGAAGAAGTTGCTTTTTGTAATGAATCATTTGCACTGCGGGGGAGCCGAGAAAGCACTAATCTCTCTTCTCCAGACCATTGATTATTCCCGTTATGAAGTGGACCTCCTACTATTTGAGAGAGGGGGGATTTTCTATGATCAGATCCCTCAACAAGTTAACCTATTAGAAGCGCCAAAGGTATATCGTTACTTCGACATGCCAATTATGAATGCTTTGTTGGAGTGCCTCAGAGAAAAGAAAATTGGAATAGCGATTGCTAGAATAGGAGCAGGGCTAATTAGCCGGCTTGAGAAAAACGCTGCGAGGCGAGAACAGAGGGTATGGAGATATTTGGGGTATGGCATGCCTAAGCTTACCGAAAGCTATGATGCAGCGATAGGCTATCTGGAGAAAAATCCCGTTTATTTCTGTATTGATAAAGTGAATTCTCGACTGAAATTGGGGTTTATACATAATGATTATGTTCAATTAGGCATGGATCAACAATTGGATCGGAAGCATTTTGATAAACTGAACTATTTGATGACCGTCTCCAAGGAATGTGGGATCGTATTGGAGAGAACATTTCCAGAATACCTTGACAAAGTAAAAATTATGCACAATATTGTATCACCCTCAACCATTACAGAATTATCCCTCCAAACAAGTCCTACGCTTCCGAATCGTCCCCGGATTGCAATCATATCAGTCGGCAGATTAACCCCACAGAAGGGCTTTGACATGGCAATTCCAGCTTGTAGAGACTTATTGAACAAAGGAATGGATATTGCATGGTACGTAATTGGAGAAGGGGAGGAACGTTCGCGGCTGGAAAGTATGATTGAACAGTTTGGTTTAAAGGATCGTTTTATTCTATTAGGGATAAAGGAAAACCCCTATCCTTACGTGAGACAAGCGGACATCTATGTGCAACCATCACGCTTTGAAGGGAAATCAATAGCCGTTGATGAGGCTAAAATATTAGGCAAGCCTATTGTAGTCACTAACTTTAGTACAGCTGCGGACCAAATTTTCCACGAGATTAACGGGCTAGTGGTAGAGATGAATGCTGAAGGCATATCGGCCGGGATTGAGAGATTCGTTCTGGATCACTCTCTGAGATTGAAATGTATGAACGCACTTCAAGAGGAGCCTCTCGGAACAGAGCAGGAAATAGAGAAGCTGTACGAGCTATTGGCTTAA
- a CDS encoding acyltransferase, with product MGRKMWSFIRARFRKWLLEEKWLDDYIKLGMKVGEGCSIQPGVIFDYSHCWLIEIGHRVTIAPEAYILAHDASSKFAVGHTKIGRVILDNDVFIGARAIIMPGVTVGKGAIVAAGSIVTKSVSPGSIVAGNPATQISNTKDYTEKLLLQMLDSPTFDYSYLLTQNLSAEKKEEMITKLTEKSGFIV from the coding sequence ATGGGAAGGAAGATGTGGAGCTTCATTCGGGCAAGATTCAGGAAGTGGCTGTTAGAGGAAAAGTGGCTAGATGATTACATCAAGTTGGGCATGAAAGTTGGAGAAGGATGCTCTATACAACCTGGTGTCATATTTGATTATTCTCATTGTTGGTTAATCGAAATAGGACATCGGGTGACTATAGCTCCTGAGGCTTATATACTAGCTCATGATGCAAGTAGTAAATTTGCGGTAGGCCATACAAAGATAGGAAGGGTAATCTTGGATAATGATGTATTCATTGGAGCTAGAGCTATAATTATGCCTGGTGTTACGGTAGGAAAAGGCGCTATTGTAGCAGCTGGCAGCATAGTTACAAAATCCGTATCACCTGGTTCAATCGTTGCAGGTAACCCTGCAACACAAATAAGTAATACAAAAGACTATACAGAAAAGCTATTGCTTCAAATGCTAGATTCTCCAACATTCGATTACTCATATTTACTTACTCAAAATTTATCTGCTGAGAAGAAGGAAGAGATGATTACCAAGCTCACAGAGAAATCAGGTTTTATTGTCTAA
- a CDS encoding polysaccharide pyruvyl transferase family protein: protein MKILMFAHDGSLNRGCEAIVRSSASLLKEKIEETQVYLASGKPETDKVIPLLDAIYDGSAMPIHRFSMDWFISSLRVKLFRDESYALGRIHQNIIKHIDDVDVCLSIGGDNYCYGEQPGWYEIDRRVKAKGKKLVLWGCSIGEEDMSEQKLEDLRSFNLILTRETLTYDMLVRKGLNNVKLVADPAFTMEKEELPLPEGWQEGNTIGLNYSPLVWKKNPDSKLAVIRLIQYIIDSTDMTIAMTPHVIDHGNNDYETLKELFDTFRHTGRVLLLPDNLTATQYKGYIARMRFFIGARTHATIAAYSNCVPTMVLGYSVKSKGIAKDLFGEVKLVLDINQLSDSKVMLSAFREMVSEEDSIRQRLREVIPSIQSMSRQAAQYIKELG, encoded by the coding sequence ATGAAAATATTAATGTTCGCCCATGATGGCAGTTTGAATCGAGGATGTGAGGCTATCGTACGTTCTTCTGCCTCACTCTTAAAAGAGAAAATAGAAGAAACCCAAGTATACTTAGCCTCTGGGAAGCCAGAGACGGATAAAGTAATTCCTCTACTGGATGCTATCTACGATGGCTCAGCTATGCCAATCCATCGTTTCTCCATGGATTGGTTCATTTCCTCTCTGCGAGTTAAGCTGTTCCGCGATGAATCTTATGCATTAGGGCGTATTCATCAGAACATTATTAAACATATTGATGATGTGGACGTATGCTTGTCCATCGGAGGAGACAACTATTGTTACGGCGAGCAGCCGGGCTGGTATGAGATTGATCGCAGAGTGAAGGCGAAAGGTAAGAAGCTGGTGCTGTGGGGCTGCTCCATTGGCGAGGAGGATATGTCGGAGCAGAAGCTGGAAGATTTGCGGAGCTTCAATCTCATCTTAACTCGCGAGACTCTGACTTATGACATGTTGGTTAGAAAAGGACTTAATAATGTTAAGTTAGTGGCTGACCCCGCTTTCACAATGGAGAAGGAAGAGTTGCCTCTTCCAGAAGGATGGCAGGAAGGGAATACAATTGGTCTGAACTATAGTCCTCTTGTGTGGAAAAAAAATCCTGATTCAAAATTAGCGGTCATTCGCCTTATTCAATATATTATCGATTCAACGGATATGACAATCGCGATGACACCACATGTTATCGATCATGGCAATAACGATTATGAAACCTTGAAAGAATTATTTGATACATTCCGACATACCGGCAGAGTCCTATTGCTGCCCGACAATCTCACGGCTACACAATATAAAGGCTATATTGCAAGAATGCGATTCTTCATCGGAGCGAGGACGCATGCAACGATTGCCGCATATTCCAACTGTGTGCCAACGATGGTACTAGGATACAGCGTCAAATCCAAAGGCATTGCCAAAGACTTGTTCGGTGAAGTGAAGCTGGTACTGGATATCAATCAATTATCTGATTCCAAGGTGATGCTGAGTGCATTCCGTGAAATGGTAAGCGAGGAAGACAGCATTCGCCAACGCTTACGTGAAGTAATACCATCTATTCAATCCATGTCACGCCAAGCGGCCCAGTACATTAAAGAGTTGGGTTGA
- a CDS encoding glycoside hydrolase family 88 protein, which produces MLIWIAGLLIIAMLSVVAIDIGLVSREWFGRIRIGRFHQTLEWNEAITVAGIKWLNHTPTIKLTDQSRLVVIDMLRGNYKRNAIQHWQEAALLLGLSEYLRYNDNPSMVNEIQKYMQKHFHTNGAWKQKPQFIDVGILAFSLMKLPVIEESRYKPALDEVWSLIQSHIGKDGTVAYRKHMEHYRYVDTIGFICPFLIRYGLRFGKKECVALAVKQLEQYEKFGMLEKLYLPGHAYHIDTGAPAGLYGWGRGLGWYAIGLIDSWMELPDHHEYKHTLETMVRKFSKTVIQYQHPSGYWTWSVSRYESRADSSTTATLAWFLEQASNIPELHKVCREGVQKAKDYLLKVTRRNGAVDFSQGDTKDLGVYSMHFSILPFTQGFAIRLANANRKHEVSRNGKEDVELHSGKIQEVAVRGKVAR; this is translated from the coding sequence ATGCTGATCTGGATAGCAGGTTTATTAATAATTGCGATGCTTAGCGTAGTGGCTATTGATATAGGATTGGTTTCCCGGGAGTGGTTCGGCCGTATTCGAATCGGCAGATTCCATCAAACGCTGGAGTGGAACGAGGCCATTACGGTAGCGGGAATCAAATGGTTGAATCATACTCCTACAATTAAGTTAACCGATCAATCCAGACTGGTCGTCATTGATATGCTTAGGGGTAATTATAAGAGAAACGCAATACAGCACTGGCAGGAAGCGGCACTGCTGTTAGGGCTGTCTGAATATCTGAGATATAATGACAACCCATCTATGGTCAATGAAATTCAAAAGTACATGCAAAAGCACTTTCATACAAATGGCGCTTGGAAACAAAAACCGCAGTTCATTGATGTGGGTATTCTGGCCTTCAGCCTTATGAAGCTGCCTGTCATTGAAGAATCACGTTATAAACCAGCGCTTGACGAGGTTTGGAGCCTGATTCAATCTCATATTGGCAAGGATGGAACGGTAGCTTATCGTAAGCATATGGAGCATTATCGATATGTGGATACAATCGGATTTATTTGTCCTTTTCTGATTCGATATGGACTGAGGTTCGGCAAGAAGGAATGTGTCGCACTGGCTGTTAAACAGCTTGAGCAATACGAAAAGTTTGGCATGCTTGAGAAGCTCTACCTGCCAGGACATGCGTATCATATCGACACAGGTGCTCCAGCGGGTCTGTACGGGTGGGGAAGAGGTCTTGGATGGTATGCAATAGGGCTGATTGATTCTTGGATGGAGTTGCCTGATCATCATGAATATAAGCACACCTTGGAAACTATGGTGCGTAAGTTTTCGAAGACGGTTATACAGTACCAGCATCCTTCTGGCTATTGGACCTGGTCAGTCAGCCGTTACGAATCCAGAGCCGATTCATCTACAACGGCAACGCTTGCCTGGTTTCTTGAGCAGGCATCGAATATTCCTGAACTGCATAAAGTCTGCAGGGAAGGCGTACAAAAAGCAAAGGATTATCTGCTCAAAGTGACGCGTCGCAACGGAGCGGTTGATTTCTCCCAAGGGGATACCAAGGATTTAGGTGTCTACTCTATGCATTTCAGCATATTGCCATTCACGCAGGGATTTGCCATTCGGCTGGCAAACGCAAATAGAAAGCATGAGGTGTCGCGAAATGGGAAGGAAGATGTGGAGCTTCATTCGGGCAAGATTCAGGAAGTGGCTGTTAGAGGAAAAGTGGCTAGATGA